One window from the genome of Nicotiana sylvestris chromosome 9, ASM39365v2, whole genome shotgun sequence encodes:
- the LOC104215942 gene encoding uncharacterized protein, with amino-acid sequence MVEMMMNQESNSSNTLIDVSSFMLFEASGDSEFDSNFCSTSHDDPVDSFALNPPYQRFLEDDDAQSCSYECGVHIEDEDMDLDFHIENEDDDDDVRSWSCSDNCKSVGWNSDMEEEEEEEEEDEDDVVEQGWNFGVNRCKKAKVDSVMEELKCQKDKDRLFWETCLAS; translated from the coding sequence ATGGTAGAAATGATGATGAATCAAGAAAGCAATAGTAGTAACACTCTTATTGATGTGTCTTCTTTTATGCTCTTTGAGGCTAGTGGGGATTCTGAATTTGATTCTAATTTTTGTAGTACAAGTCATGATGATCCAGTGGATTCATTCGCTCTAAATCCACCTTATCAACGTTTTCTTGAAGATGATGATGCACAATCATGCAGTTATGAATGTGGTGTTCATATTGAAGATGAAGATATGGACTTGGATTTCCATATTGAaaatgaagatgatgatgatgatgtgaGATCTTGGAGTTGTTCTGATAATTGTAAAAGTGTTGGTTGGAACAGTGATatggaagaggaggaggaggaggaggaggaagatgaagatgacgtagttgaacaaggttgGAATTTTGGTGTGAATAGATGTAAAAAAGCTAAAGTTGATTCAGTTATGGAAGAGTTGAAGTGCCAAAAGGACAAAGATAGGCTATTTTGGGAGACTTGTTTGGCCTCTTAA
- the LOC104221591 gene encoding rho GTPase-activating protein 2-like has translation MQPIKQPETQPKETETEKGFCAWASVCFWRKKTRREMTGLVMVSREVGCGGGGGCKNGKRSKQQQLSLLDFILAALRKSMMSCRDDQKEEEEEVMKSTVHLHHMEIGWPTNVQHLTHVTFDRFHGFLGLPLEFEVEIPCKAPSASVSVFGISAESMQCSYDTRGNSVPTILLLMQERLYSQGGLKAEGIFRINPENSHEEEVRDQLNRGIVPDDINVHCLAGLIKAWFRELPAGVLDGLSPEQVLRCNMEEEFIELVEQLKPTETALLNWAIELMADVVEQEESNKMNARNIAMVFAPNMTQMSDPLTALMHAVQVMNLLKALIVKTLRERGETEDGGFSPMSSSFSDRQTEKEFDTQRKMETRCESTGRASDDDEQPRYSYSSEDRDEIESLSEMEGSFLRQFDENDHAKNDFRKQLEGILCSEHDNPTNFSTFDGDSSCLHDSK, from the exons ATGCAACCAATTAAACAACCCGAAACACAACCTAAAGAAACAGAGACGGAAAAAGGATTCTGTGCGTGGGCCAGTGTGTGTTTTTGgcgaaagaaaacaagaagagagATGACGGGGTTGGTTATGGTGAGTAGGGAGGTGGGTTGCGGAGGTGGTGGGGGTTGTAAAAATGGGAAGAGGTCAAAGCAGCAGCAGTTGTCTTTGTTGGATTTTATCTTAGCAGCTTTGAGGAAATCTATGATGTCTTGTCGTGATGATcaaaaggaggaggaggaggaggtgatGAAATCCACCGTTCATCTTCATCATATGGAAATCGGATGGCCCACAAACGTCCAACATCTAACTCATGTCACTTTCGATCGGTTTCATGGGTTTTTGGGTCTTCCTCTTGAgtttgaagttgaaatcccttGTAAAGCACCCAGTGCCAG CGTCAGCGTTTTTGGTATCTCTGCAGAGTCGATGCAGTGTTCTTATGATACAAGAGGCAACAGTGTCCCGACTATTCTCCTGTTAATGCAGGAACGCTTATACTCACAAGGTGGTCTGAAG GCTGAAGGAATTTTTCGAATAAACCCAGAGAATAGCCATGAGGAGGAAGTAAGGGACCAGCTCAACAGAGGGATTGTGCCCGATGACATAAATGTCCACTGTTTGGCCGGTCTCATCAAAGCTTGGTTCCGAGAGCTTCCAGCAGGTGTGCTTGACGGGCTTTCGCCAGAACAGGTTTTGCGGTGCAACATGGAAGAGGAATTTATCGAGCTTGTGGAACAGCTTAAACCAACTGAGACCGCGTTGCTCAACTGGGCAATTGAGCTGATGGCTGATGTTGTTGAGCAAGAGGAATCCAACAAAATGAATGCCAGAAATATTGCAATGGTTTTCGCCCCAAATATGACACAG ATGTCTGATCCATTGACAGCGCTCATGCACGCTGTTCAAGTGATGAACTTACTGAAGGCCCTGATTGTGAAAACACTACGAGAACGTGGAGAGACAGAAGATGGAGGATTTTCACCCATGTCATCTAGTTTTTCTGATAGACAAACCGAGAAGGAATTTGACACTCAACGAAAGATGGAGACTAGATGTGAATCAACAGGGCGCGCATCAGATGATGATGAGCAACCTCGTTACAGCTACAGCAGTGAAGACAGAGATGAAATCGAATCACTGAGTGAAATGGAAGGTAGCTTCCTACGGCAATTTGATGAGAACGATCATGCAAAAAATGACTTCCGGAAACAGCTAGAGGGAATTTTGTGTAGTGAACACGATAACCCCACGAATTTTTCCACTTTTGATGGAGATTCTTCGTGTTTACATGATAGTAAATAA